A section of the Clostridium omnivorum genome encodes:
- a CDS encoding cytidyltransferase encodes MNTKLYEELYSNLTRKLLNIKWLNKIKIKRSMLEEYISSDNFSKQIKSIIEANDFSCTKVLNICKGFMELLSPEPQPEDWLFYIYQYALNKTFPDAVTISLNNSLDTACEFYLKVLKIVNEAQKKSSDNSWQSKYPITFLTDEEEETLESTEEFKKFIRTYKRNYIYEMMKLNGEIFKFNTLDHICGVHYLALYIARQLKALGLAVDLGRVSGAAAGHDIGKYGCKQAELKRVPYLHYYYTDQWFKKLGINYIRNIAVKHSTWDLELENLSLESLILIYADFRVKNRTTDSGIEMHIFSLKDSFNVILEKLDNVDAKKEKRYKRVYEKLKDFEDYLINLGVTTSLEVSEQARLQTSVNIRKNYALSQGSLIVQNLKYLSINHNINLMYQLRDENSLEEILERARSEKDWKNFREYIRTLEEYSTYLTQSQKLQTIKFLFENFVHPEDDIRRHCAELLGTLIAIFDEDYGKELPLEATLESPEITSFELLKYYINELLYPGHKVIATHKFWLGYNLSFMISALFSNCSEKSMPGYRKVIAEFYDESMYTNFDNHIFLLESAKYIPLTPYEEELYPIFNYILHMLKKRNSIIRLSALENCIEIVPKVPEESGFLSSLREFISLNLNRSKQPSENLLKLKLATQLSEKISVDILSKYCIHDEKYIQDIFLSNLKTDTEWVKKQSQITLLLEYALKDPKSNGLHTAIHFCNILKVSAIEKVRNEAGSAILRILPYISLAQRNEVAVELLRALEIEGNRFTEYIPHYVGQIILYLQPKELNEIIDDLFGKIKSSTPNVKSLILKTIGISISNYPNYKERFSEPETAYNTRLINMLGILLNGLSDYNLKTKQSAFSVIGKDIFGTKYLNLIQKESIFTLIGKKILTLITDSKNEELLFLTNSAALNHIYRFISDYSFFYGNIKIEAPKKVAFFPGTFDPFSLSHKEICKAIRDMGFEVYLAVDEFSWSKKTLPNLLRRNILNMSIASELNIYIYPDIYPTNIASIDDLKTLKGNFPDSEVYIAVGSDVVLNASSYKSEKTSDSIHSFNHIIFERGRSKKVHECTKNIDGKVEWLMLPSKYSDISSTQIRKYIDENRDISSLIDELSQQYIYENGFYQKEPQDKSMLSSLWLKVEVIEEYSDGLVKALSKLTNEEDKILSNELKQLFSKPSGRIILLKNSYNNDEILGFSTFYWIRSGKLYEEIQNDKLSQYIRDNSFGRIVLLNSFFVNSSDKTSYLEQILLTETLAFCIGKDYQYTIVRNTRMQRNSSSMSELLKLQGFIELDNFNDDLSTYIVDMSSPCILNLDLENIIKEPFRSNLKIKQTIISTRKKLQEALIRLYPGELLLIFDSSMLHQSMIRKICSENEVSTTITEPKKLGPSMCVPYGDILDRYVIPNTVTKALHTEKYFNPDIKGFRIAESPYYLNLETQVKMLRSFNRPVILVDNILHKGYRMKALDPLFKNENIRVQKILAGILSGRGKDLMDMQNREVDSVYFIPRLKLWFNENSLYPFIGGDSLWRGQFPERNLLPSINLIMPYTSPTFIRNSNITAVYNLSKVCIENAIEIITCLEDEYHKINEKNLSLHYLGQVFTIPRCPDHGKDMEYDLNLSPSLYLKNDFELLNRFENIINLK; translated from the coding sequence ATGAATACTAAACTATATGAAGAACTATATAGCAATTTAACAAGAAAACTATTAAATATTAAGTGGCTAAATAAAATCAAAATTAAAAGATCTATGCTAGAAGAATATATTTCTAGTGATAATTTTTCTAAACAAATTAAAAGTATAATTGAAGCTAATGACTTTAGCTGCACTAAAGTTCTGAATATATGTAAAGGTTTTATGGAACTTCTTTCCCCTGAGCCACAGCCTGAAGATTGGCTTTTTTATATTTATCAATATGCGCTGAATAAAACCTTTCCAGATGCTGTTACTATTAGTCTTAATAATAGCTTGGACACCGCCTGTGAGTTCTATCTTAAAGTTTTAAAAATAGTTAATGAAGCACAAAAAAAATCCTCTGATAATAGTTGGCAAAGTAAATATCCAATCACCTTTCTAACTGACGAAGAAGAAGAGACCTTAGAATCTACAGAAGAATTTAAAAAATTTATCAGAACCTATAAGCGAAACTATATTTATGAAATGATGAAGCTAAATGGAGAAATTTTTAAATTTAATACCCTTGACCATATTTGTGGTGTACACTATTTAGCTCTTTATATTGCCCGCCAGCTAAAAGCCCTTGGATTAGCTGTAGATTTAGGCAGAGTCTCTGGAGCTGCTGCTGGTCATGATATTGGGAAATATGGATGCAAACAAGCAGAGTTAAAAAGAGTACCTTACCTTCATTATTATTACACCGATCAATGGTTTAAAAAACTAGGAATAAATTATATAAGGAATATAGCAGTTAAGCATTCTACCTGGGACTTAGAGCTTGAAAACTTATCCCTTGAATCGTTAATTCTTATTTATGCTGATTTTAGGGTAAAAAACAGAACAACTGATTCCGGAATAGAGATGCACATTTTCTCATTAAAGGACTCTTTTAATGTAATACTTGAAAAACTGGATAATGTAGATGCAAAAAAAGAAAAAAGATATAAGCGTGTATATGAAAAGTTAAAGGACTTTGAGGACTATTTAATAAATCTAGGTGTAACAACTTCACTAGAAGTTTCAGAGCAGGCTAGGCTTCAAACTTCCGTAAATATTCGTAAAAATTATGCTCTATCTCAAGGAAGCTTAATAGTTCAAAATTTGAAATATTTATCAATTAATCATAATATCAACTTGATGTATCAATTAAGAGATGAAAATTCGCTCGAAGAAATATTAGAGAGAGCAAGAAGTGAAAAGGACTGGAAAAACTTTAGAGAATATATTAGAACACTTGAAGAATACTCCACTTACTTAACTCAAAGCCAAAAACTTCAAACCATAAAGTTTTTATTTGAAAACTTTGTACACCCTGAAGACGATATAAGAAGACACTGTGCGGAGCTCTTAGGTACACTTATAGCAATATTTGATGAGGATTATGGTAAAGAACTTCCACTGGAGGCTACTCTAGAAAGCCCGGAAATTACTAGCTTTGAACTTCTCAAATATTATATTAATGAATTGTTATACCCTGGACATAAAGTAATTGCTACTCATAAATTCTGGTTAGGTTATAACTTAAGCTTTATGATTAGTGCTTTATTTTCAAACTGCAGTGAAAAGTCTATGCCAGGCTATCGAAAAGTAATAGCTGAATTTTATGATGAATCTATGTACACAAATTTTGATAATCATATATTTCTATTGGAAAGTGCAAAGTATATTCCTTTGACGCCATATGAAGAAGAACTATATCCAATTTTCAATTATATTTTACATATGCTTAAGAAACGTAATAGCATAATACGTTTGTCAGCACTTGAAAATTGTATTGAAATTGTTCCAAAGGTTCCTGAGGAAAGTGGATTTTTAAGTTCACTAAGGGAATTTATTTCACTTAATTTAAACAGAAGTAAGCAGCCTTCTGAAAATTTATTAAAATTAAAACTTGCTACACAGCTTTCAGAAAAGATTTCAGTTGATATTCTAAGTAAATACTGTATTCATGACGAAAAATATATTCAAGATATTTTTCTTAGTAACTTAAAAACTGATACAGAATGGGTTAAAAAACAGAGTCAGATTACACTACTTTTAGAATATGCTTTAAAAGACCCAAAATCAAATGGATTGCATACAGCAATACACTTTTGCAATATATTAAAGGTTAGTGCCATTGAAAAGGTTAGAAACGAAGCTGGATCAGCCATACTAAGGATTCTTCCTTATATTTCATTGGCTCAGAGGAATGAAGTAGCTGTAGAACTTTTAAGGGCATTAGAAATTGAGGGTAATAGGTTTACAGAATACATACCTCACTATGTTGGTCAAATAATTCTTTATCTTCAACCTAAGGAACTTAACGAGATAATAGATGATTTGTTTGGAAAGATAAAAAGTTCTACTCCTAATGTAAAATCCTTAATACTTAAAACAATTGGAATTTCAATTTCTAATTATCCAAATTATAAGGAAAGATTTAGTGAGCCCGAAACAGCCTATAATACTAGATTAATTAATATGCTTGGTATATTGCTAAATGGTTTAAGCGACTATAATCTAAAAACTAAACAATCAGCTTTTAGCGTTATCGGTAAAGATATATTTGGCACAAAGTACTTGAATTTAATCCAAAAGGAAAGTATATTTACTTTAATAGGTAAAAAAATACTAACCCTTATTACAGATAGTAAAAACGAGGAGCTTTTGTTTTTAACTAACTCAGCTGCATTAAATCATATTTATAGATTTATTTCTGATTACAGTTTCTTTTACGGAAATATTAAAATTGAAGCACCAAAAAAAGTTGCCTTTTTCCCAGGAACCTTTGATCCATTTTCACTGAGTCATAAGGAAATTTGTAAAGCCATACGTGATATGGGATTTGAGGTATATCTTGCAGTGGATGAATTCTCTTGGTCTAAAAAGACACTACCTAACTTATTAAGAAGAAACATACTTAATATGTCTATAGCAAGTGAACTAAATATCTACATATATCCAGATATATATCCAACTAATATTGCTAGTATAGATGACTTAAAAACCCTAAAGGGAAATTTTCCAGATTCAGAGGTATATATTGCAGTTGGTAGTGATGTAGTACTTAATGCATCAAGCTATAAATCTGAAAAAACCTCCGACTCTATTCATAGTTTTAATCATATTATTTTTGAGAGAGGCAGAAGTAAAAAAGTCCATGAATGTACCAAAAACATTGACGGCAAAGTTGAATGGCTCATGCTTCCAAGTAAGTATTCTGATATTAGCTCTACACAAATAAGGAAATATATAGATGAGAACAGGGATATTTCTAGCCTTATTGATGAATTATCACAGCAATATATATATGAAAATGGTTTTTATCAAAAGGAGCCTCAAGATAAATCTATGCTTTCATCTTTATGGCTTAAGGTTGAAGTAATTGAAGAGTATAGTGATGGTCTAGTAAAAGCTCTATCCAAGTTAACTAATGAGGAGGATAAAATACTTTCAAATGAATTGAAACAGCTTTTTTCTAAGCCATCTGGAAGAATTATATTATTAAAAAACAGTTATAATAATGACGAGATATTGGGCTTTTCTACTTTTTATTGGATTCGTTCTGGAAAACTATATGAAGAAATTCAAAATGATAAACTATCCCAATACATTAGAGATAATAGTTTTGGCAGAATTGTTCTTCTAAACAGCTTTTTTGTTAACTCAAGTGATAAAACCAGCTATCTTGAGCAAATTTTATTGACAGAAACCCTTGCCTTCTGCATAGGAAAGGATTATCAATATACAATAGTAAGAAATACAAGAATGCAGAGGAACAGTTCATCCATGAGTGAGCTCTTAAAGCTCCAAGGTTTCATTGAGTTAGACAACTTCAATGATGATTTATCTACATATATTGTAGATATGAGTTCACCATGCATTTTAAATCTAGACCTAGAAAATATCATAAAGGAACCATTTAGGAGCAATTTAAAAATTAAGCAAACTATTATTAGTACTAGAAAAAAGCTTCAGGAAGCACTTATAAGACTCTATCCTGGGGAACTTCTATTAATATTTGATAGTAGTATGCTGCATCAGTCAATGATAAGAAAAATATGCAGCGAAAATGAAGTTTCAACTACTATAACTGAGCCCAAAAAACTTGGACCTTCTATGTGCGTTCCTTATGGTGACATATTAGATAGATACGTTATACCAAATACAGTTACTAAAGCTTTGCACACTGAAAAATACTTTAATCCTGATATTAAAGGTTTTAGAATTGCAGAATCTCCATATTATTTAAATTTGGAAACTCAGGTAAAAATGTTGAGATCCTTTAATAGGCCTGTAATACTAGTAGATAATATACTTCACAAAGGATATAGGATGAAGGCTCTAGACCCACTTTTCAAAAATGAAAACATAAGGGTACAAAAAATACTTGCTGGAATATTATCCGGTAGGGGAAAAGACTTAATGGATATGCAAAATAGAGAAGTTGATAGTGTATACTTTATTCCAAGGCTTAAATTATGGTTTAATGAAAATTCTCTTTATCCCTTTATAGGTGGCGATTCTCTTTGGAGAGGACAATTCCCTGAGAGAAATCTTCTACCATCCATAAATTTAATTATGCCCTACACTTCTCCAACATTTATAAGGAATTCAAATATTACTGCTGTATATAATTTATCTAAGGTGTGTATTGAAAATGCAATTGAAATCATTACTTGCTTAGAAGATGAGTATCATAAAATAAACGAAAAAAATCTAAGCTTGCATTATTTAGGTCAAGTATTCACCATACCTCGATGTCCTGATCATGGGAAAGATATGGAATATGATCTAAATTTAAGTCCTTCCTTATATCTGAAAAATGATTTTGAACTGCTAAACAGGTTTGAAAATATAATTAATTTAAAGTAA
- a CDS encoding acyl-CoA dehydratase activase: MYYLGVDVGSVSTDLALLDGKLKVVEKLYLRTKGKPIKAIQEGFKFLKEKYGELDIKAAGTTGSGRHICSAIIGADAVKNEITAHAVAALHFDKEVKTIIEIGGQDSKVITLSNGIVTDFAMNTVCAAGTGSFLDRQAERLDIAIEDFGKYALMAKAPVRIAGRCAVFAESDMIHKQQLGYNEGDIIKGLCEALVRNYLANVGKGKEIRPKVFFQGGVAANEGMKKAFEDALGFEVIVPEHYNMMGAIGAAIIAMEAIEVQGKSNFKGLSIADSNFISTSFECDGCSNKCEIAKIKDKDKLVGCFGDRCGKWSNSNIEFTKGA; the protein is encoded by the coding sequence ATGTATTATTTGGGAGTTGATGTTGGATCGGTAAGTACTGATTTGGCTCTACTGGATGGGAAACTGAAAGTAGTAGAAAAACTCTATTTGAGAACTAAGGGAAAGCCAATAAAAGCAATTCAAGAAGGATTTAAATTTTTAAAAGAAAAGTATGGTGAATTGGATATAAAAGCTGCAGGAACCACAGGCAGTGGAAGACACATATGTTCAGCAATTATTGGAGCAGATGCTGTTAAGAATGAAATCACAGCTCATGCAGTGGCTGCACTTCACTTTGATAAGGAAGTAAAAACAATAATTGAAATAGGTGGCCAAGATTCTAAAGTAATTACTTTAAGCAATGGTATAGTCACTGATTTTGCTATGAATACTGTATGTGCTGCAGGTACAGGTTCCTTTCTTGACAGGCAGGCGGAAAGGTTGGATATCGCAATTGAGGATTTTGGGAAATATGCACTGATGGCTAAGGCACCAGTGAGGATAGCAGGAAGATGTGCAGTATTTGCAGAGTCAGATATGATACACAAACAACAGCTTGGGTATAATGAAGGGGATATAATTAAAGGTCTATGTGAAGCTTTAGTTAGAAATTATCTAGCAAATGTAGGAAAAGGAAAGGAAATAAGACCTAAGGTATTCTTTCAGGGTGGTGTAGCAGCAAATGAAGGTATGAAAAAAGCTTTCGAGGATGCTCTTGGCTTTGAAGTTATTGTACCAGAACATTACAATATGATGGGGGCAATTGGTGCTGCAATTATAGCAATGGAAGCAATTGAAGTACAAGGAAAATCTAATTTTAAAGGGTTAAGCATAGCAGATAGCAATTTTATTTCCACTAGTTTTGAGTGTGACGGTTGTTCAAATAAATGTGAAATTGCAAAGATTAAGGATAAAGATAAGTTAGTTGGCTGCTTTGGAGATAGGTGTGGAAAATGGAGTAATTCCAACATTGAATTTACAAAAGGAGCATAA
- a CDS encoding DUF4883 family protein, whose protein sequence is MVLLKKKFNYFVLIITILVLIFSLAGCSFAIGNYKVDNLSVSKKKPNNFYYTNLLAKNLTLSSSCKAIVLDTNFYKEKDLVKEDVDTIKKFTKELNKQNFVDKPSDLPAKPIYKLYFTFDKEKYIINVYNERYLSIYPWDGSYPMDYIDMNSISPSNNINSLCKYLIPR, encoded by the coding sequence ATGGTGCTTTTGAAAAAGAAATTCAATTATTTTGTATTAATAATAACAATTCTTGTACTTATTTTTTCTCTAGCTGGCTGTAGTTTTGCTATTGGAAACTATAAGGTTGATAATCTATCTGTTTCTAAAAAGAAACCAAATAATTTTTATTATACAAATCTATTAGCAAAGAATTTAACTCTATCTTCAAGCTGTAAAGCCATAGTATTAGATACTAACTTCTATAAAGAAAAAGATTTAGTAAAAGAAGATGTTGATACCATTAAAAAGTTTACTAAAGAGCTTAATAAACAAAATTTTGTGGATAAGCCTAGTGACCTTCCAGCTAAACCAATATATAAATTGTATTTTACCTTTGATAAAGAAAAATATATTATAAATGTATATAACGAGAGATATCTTTCAATATACCCATGGGACGGAAGCTATCCTATGGATTACATTGATATGAATAGTATCTCGCCTTCTAATAACATAAACTCCTTATGCAAGTACCTTATTCCAAGATAA
- a CDS encoding PHP domain-containing protein: MFFKGDFHLHTNASDGKLSPQELVHLARERHVDIMAVTDHDTISSVEAAIEEGVICNISVIPGIELSTTHNGESVHVLGYFKDNSYKSQDFKKVLTDMINYRIYRGEKIVDNLKHYFGIEINYKDIIQNAKGVIARPHIAKAIVDAGYPYSYEHIFKNIINEDSPAYVPKKNLSVEEGISLLKSVNALAVLAHPVLLRKNSIRELLNYDFDGVEAIYHSNSIEQTAMLKAIAAEYNKIITGGSDFHGISERDNGHGDLGCVFLSNNDIETFLDRLKK, translated from the coding sequence ATGTTTTTTAAGGGGGATTTTCATTTACATACAAATGCATCAGATGGTAAACTTTCTCCACAGGAATTAGTTCACCTAGCAAGAGAAAGACATGTAGATATTATGGCAGTAACAGACCATGATACAATATCTTCTGTTGAAGCAGCAATTGAAGAAGGAGTTATTTGTAATATTAGTGTAATACCAGGAATAGAACTCTCAACCACTCATAACGGAGAAAGTGTACATGTTCTTGGATATTTTAAAGATAATAGCTACAAATCTCAGGATTTCAAAAAAGTTTTAACTGACATGATTAATTACAGAATCTATAGAGGAGAAAAAATAGTTGATAATTTAAAACACTATTTTGGTATTGAAATAAATTATAAAGATATTATACAAAATGCTAAAGGTGTTATTGCAAGACCTCATATTGCAAAAGCTATAGTTGATGCAGGATATCCATACAGCTATGAACATATTTTCAAAAATATCATTAATGAGGACAGTCCTGCCTATGTTCCAAAAAAGAATCTATCTGTAGAAGAAGGTATAAGTCTTTTAAAATCTGTTAACGCTCTTGCAGTTTTAGCTCATCCTGTATTATTAAGAAAGAATTCTATAAGGGAATTGTTAAATTATGATTTCGATGGTGTTGAAGCTATTTATCATTCCAATAGTATTGAGCAAACAGCTATGCTAAAGGCTATTGCTGCAGAATACAATAAAATAATTACAGGGGGCTCAGATTTTCATGGTATTAGCGAACGTGATAATGGTCATGGAGATCTGGGATGTGTTTTCCTTTCAAACAATGATATTGAAACTTTTTTAGATAGGTTAAAAAAATAA
- a CDS encoding lactate/malate family dehydrogenase: protein MIYYRINNKIVLSKIPRDSYEIVSEEEAKKEQGIIYALTNIDPRKSRRSFCVTHPSELFMEKEDLSILKKPVDNVTDIPNWLIDKINKRQVTSINATYPYWEKVLSINYPDKWRINIVGLGDVGGTLVAGLRLMGGDYVSRVGIYDVEENRIKRWHYEAAQILSPDDSAIHPEIHPLKEEELFDCEIFAFCVSVGVPEVGKEPEDVRIAQFEGNAKILKQYVKMARDKNFNGLFIVVSDPVDMLCKVAFNESNKDENGIMDFRGLAPEQIRGYGLGVMHGRAAYFAEEKGASQYLKEGRIFGPHGEGVVVADSISNYNEELSDYLTIRTKKANLDVRAFGFKPFVAPALGSGTLAFIETIKKEWHYSATFMGGIFIGAKNRLLPSGVELETYDFPEKLYSKLQNTYDYLEKLV, encoded by the coding sequence ATGATTTATTACAGAATTAATAATAAGATTGTACTTTCGAAAATTCCTAGAGACAGTTACGAAATAGTATCTGAAGAGGAAGCAAAAAAAGAACAAGGCATAATCTATGCTTTAACAAATATTGATCCACGAAAGAGCAGAAGGAGTTTTTGTGTTACACATCCTTCAGAGCTTTTTATGGAAAAAGAGGATTTGTCTATACTTAAAAAGCCCGTTGACAATGTAACTGATATACCTAACTGGCTAATTGATAAAATAAATAAAAGGCAGGTTACTTCTATAAATGCCACTTATCCTTATTGGGAAAAGGTTCTAAGTATTAACTATCCTGATAAATGGAGAATTAATATAGTGGGTCTAGGTGATGTAGGAGGGACTCTTGTAGCCGGCCTTAGACTTATGGGCGGAGATTACGTATCAAGGGTTGGTATTTATGATGTAGAAGAAAACAGGATTAAAAGATGGCACTATGAGGCAGCTCAAATATTATCTCCTGATGACAGTGCTATACACCCTGAAATTCACCCATTAAAAGAAGAAGAATTATTTGATTGCGAAATATTTGCCTTTTGCGTTTCTGTTGGTGTGCCTGAGGTAGGCAAAGAACCTGAAGATGTGAGAATAGCACAATTTGAAGGAAATGCGAAAATTCTTAAGCAGTATGTTAAAATGGCTAGGGATAAGAACTTTAATGGATTATTTATAGTAGTATCAGATCCTGTTGATATGCTTTGTAAAGTAGCTTTTAATGAAAGTAACAAAGACGAAAATGGAATAATGGACTTTAGAGGACTAGCACCAGAACAAATTAGAGGGTATGGTTTAGGAGTTATGCATGGAAGAGCTGCTTACTTTGCAGAAGAAAAAGGTGCATCTCAATATTTAAAAGAAGGAAGAATTTTCGGTCCACATGGAGAAGGCGTAGTAGTAGCTGATAGTATTTCAAACTATAATGAAGAGCTATCTGACTATTTGACAATAAGAACTAAAAAAGCAAATCTAGATGTACGTGCCTTTGGCTTTAAGCCTTTTGTTGCTCCTGCACTAGGTTCTGGTACTCTTGCTTTTATAGAAACCATAAAAAAAGAATGGCACTATAGTGCAACTTTCATGGGTGGTATTTTCATAGGAGCAAAAAATAGACTTTTACCTTCTGGAGTGGAACTTGAAACTTATGATTTTCCTGAAAAGTTATATTCAAAACTTCAAAATACCTATGACTATCTTGAAAAATTAGTGTAG
- a CDS encoding 2-hydroxyglutaryl-CoA dehydratase translates to MKITFPHMGNVCIAAKALFSDLGIEFVMPPLNSKTSLEIGALYSPEEMCLPFKIMIGNYIQSIEQGADTVIITGSCGPCRFGEYCELQVNLLRKLGYDLEFIVLDQPGEIGIKELLNRIGIISKQSAISNAQKIKAFNNALKVINLIDEIESRAHFLAGYEKTKGQCKMLLNRCKKEALSCSTGKQILDTLKLYKKILEGIEIDKSKDPIKIAIIGEIYTIIEPFSNLYIEDKLMDYGVSTKRRLSPSWWVKDAALSPLGLNSIEIRKSAKEYLSLGIGGHGVECIGEAVLAEKEGFHGAIQIFPMGCMPEIVSKAILPKIAKDKDFPIMTLVVDEMTGEAGYSTRIEAFIDLLERRKKNVLFGS, encoded by the coding sequence ATGAAAATTACTTTTCCGCATATGGGTAATGTTTGTATTGCAGCTAAGGCACTTTTTTCTGATTTAGGAATTGAATTTGTAATGCCTCCGCTAAATAGTAAAACTTCACTAGAAATTGGAGCACTATATTCTCCAGAAGAGATGTGTTTACCCTTCAAAATAATGATTGGCAATTACATACAAAGTATAGAACAAGGGGCCGATACTGTTATTATAACTGGAAGCTGTGGCCCGTGCAGATTTGGGGAATATTGTGAACTTCAAGTCAATTTATTGAGAAAGTTAGGTTACGATTTGGAGTTTATAGTGCTAGATCAGCCTGGGGAAATCGGAATTAAGGAGCTACTGAATAGGATAGGTATAATTTCAAAACAGAGCGCTATATCAAATGCTCAAAAAATAAAAGCATTTAATAATGCCCTTAAGGTCATAAATCTAATTGACGAAATTGAGTCAAGAGCACACTTTCTGGCGGGTTATGAAAAAACAAAAGGACAGTGTAAAATGCTGCTAAATAGGTGTAAAAAAGAGGCATTAAGCTGCAGTACAGGAAAGCAAATTTTAGATACATTGAAATTATATAAAAAAATACTAGAGGGCATAGAAATAGATAAAAGCAAAGACCCTATTAAGATTGCAATTATTGGAGAGATATATACTATAATTGAACCGTTTTCAAATTTATACATTGAAGATAAGCTTATGGATTATGGAGTTAGTACAAAAAGAAGGCTTTCTCCTAGTTGGTGGGTAAAAGATGCTGCACTTTCACCTTTAGGATTAAATTCTATTGAAATAAGAAAATCAGCAAAAGAATATCTTTCACTAGGAATAGGCGGGCATGGAGTAGAGTGTATTGGCGAAGCTGTTCTTGCAGAAAAGGAAGGCTTCCATGGGGCAATACAGATTTTCCCCATGGGATGTATGCCTGAAATTGTATCAAAAGCTATACTCCCCAAAATAGCAAAAGATAAGGATTTTCCTATCATGACCTTAGTAGTGGATGAAATGACAGGAGAAGCAGGGTATAGCACTAGGATTGAAGCATTTATAGATTTGCTTGAAAGGAGGAAAAAGAATGTATTATTTGGGAGTTGA
- a CDS encoding acyl-CoA dehydratase activase-related protein, whose product MKVGIPKGLLYYKYYPFFENFFYELGAEVINSPDTSKKVLDEGVKYCVDEACLPVKVFHGHVASIKDSCDVMLIPRIMQLRSREYICPKFCGLPEMVCNSIPNMPQVIGTPIYGYSTKKLYNFAKESGKLLKCNGKKINYAFEKALNAQKNYFCGIKTDGMKLNVALVGHPYNIFDNYTNMNLVKKLNKLKVGVITEEYIDSLHIDNEVKQLFKRPFWSFARNSFGFASFMAKSNKVDGVIYISSFACGIDSVVIELIQNNIGDFPMLILKIDEQTGEAGLDTRIEAFVDMLARRG is encoded by the coding sequence ATGAAGGTTGGGATTCCTAAAGGACTTTTATATTACAAGTACTACCCTTTTTTCGAAAACTTTTTTTATGAACTTGGAGCAGAAGTGATAAATTCACCTGATACTAGCAAAAAAGTACTCGATGAAGGCGTAAAATATTGTGTTGATGAGGCTTGTCTACCTGTAAAAGTATTTCATGGGCATGTTGCTTCTATAAAGGATAGCTGCGATGTTATGTTAATACCAAGAATAATGCAGTTGAGAAGTAGGGAATATATTTGCCCTAAGTTTTGTGGGCTTCCAGAAATGGTTTGTAATAGCATTCCTAATATGCCTCAGGTAATAGGTACTCCTATTTATGGTTATAGTACAAAAAAACTATATAATTTTGCAAAAGAATCAGGAAAACTCTTAAAATGCAACGGCAAGAAAATAAATTATGCATTTGAAAAAGCGTTAAATGCTCAGAAGAATTACTTTTGCGGTATAAAAACTGATGGAATGAAGCTAAATGTAGCTTTAGTAGGGCACCCTTACAACATATTTGATAACTATACTAATATGAATTTAGTAAAAAAACTTAACAAGTTAAAAGTGGGGGTTATTACAGAGGAATATATAGATAGTTTACATATAGACAATGAGGTTAAGCAACTATTTAAGAGACCATTTTGGAGTTTTGCTAGAAATTCATTTGGTTTTGCAAGCTTTATGGCAAAATCTAATAAGGTAGATGGAGTTATATATATTTCATCCTTTGCTTGTGGAATAGATTCAGTAGTTATTGAACTTATTCAAAATAATATAGGTGACTTTCCAATGCTTATATTAAAGATTGATGAGCAAACCGGAGAAGCAGGACTAGATACAAGAATTGAAGCGTTTGTGGATATGCTCGCAAGGAGGGGTTGA